GCGGCTGCGGCTGGGGCCGAGCGCGGTGGTGCCGCTGGTCGACCAGTTGCAGCGCAACGGGTTCGTGCAGAGGCGCAAGGACGATAACGACCGCCGCATGGTCTACATCGATCTGACCGAGCAGGGCGCTGAGGTCGAGCGCCAGGTGGCCGCCGCGCGCGAGATGGTGACGTGCCGTCTCGGCCTCGACGATGCCGAGATCGCCAGCCTGCGAGCCGAACTGACCGACCTGACGAGCCGCCTCACCGCGATCGACGCCGAGACGGCCTGACCCGGCGCGCCCGGCTCAGGGCCAGCGCACCGTCGGCGGCATGGAGGAGAGGATCGAGGCGACGTTGCCGCCGGTCCTCAGCCCGAACAGCGTGCCGCGGTCGTAGAGCAGGTTGAACTCCACATAGCGCCCGCGCTGGGTCTGCTGCTCCTCGCGGTCGGCCTCGGTCCACGGCTCGTGCATCGTGCCGCGCACGATCTGGGCGTACACCTCCATGAACGTGGTGCCGATGTCCTTGATGAGGGCGAAGTCCGCCTCCCAGTCGCCGCTCGCCAGATAGTCGGTGAAGACGCCGCCGATGCCGCGCGGCTCCTTGCGGTGGGGGAGGTAGAAGTATTCGTCGCACCACGCTTTGTCGCGGGCATAGTCGCCGACGGGGTGGCGCGCGTAGGCGTCGCGGTAGGCTGCGTGGAAGCGCACCGCGTCGGGGTGGTCCTGGCTGCGGCGGCGGGCCAGCATCGGCGTCAGATCGCCGCCGCCGCCGAACCACTGGCGCGTCGTCACCACGTAGCGCGTATTGATATGGACGGTCGGCACGTGCGGGTTCACGGGGTGGGCGATTAGCGAGATGCCGCTGGCCCAGAAGGTCGGATCCTCGGCCGCACCGGGGATCTGGGCGCCGAAGTCGCCGGTGAAGCGCCCGTGGACGGTGGAAGTGTGGACGCCCGCCTTCTCGAACAGGCGCCCGGCCAGCGTCCCCATCACACCGCCGCCGCCGTCGGATCCGTCCGCGTCGGTGCGCGACCAGGGCTCGCGCACGAAGCGGCCGGCGGCGTCGTCGCCGCCGACCTCGTCCTCCAGCGTCTCGAACAGGGCGTGGATGTCGTCCCGCAGCGTCTCGAACCAGGATCGGGCGCGGGCCTGCCAGTCGGCGAGGGTCGCCGGGTCGGGCTTGGGTCCGCCTTTGGTGTCGGTCATTTCAATCCTTTCGCCACGAGGGCGCCTGAAGAGACGGTGGCCGTCATGAGCGCAATTCCGACGGCGACCGCAAGGTTCAGCGAACGGGCGCCCGGTACGAGAGGGATGCGCAATCGCACGTCGGCGGCGGCGTGGACCTCGTCCGGCACGCCGGCGCTTTCTCGGCCGAAGAGGAGTGTGTCGCTTTGATCGAACGCAAAGTCGGTGAGGGCCATGTCG
This portion of the Acuticoccus sp. I52.16.1 genome encodes:
- a CDS encoding MarR family winged helix-turn-helix transcriptional regulator, with the translated sequence MPDNRLGLELDNQLCFALYAATNAVTRMYRPLLAKVGMTYPQYLVMLVLWQDGARPIGKIAERLRLGPSAVVPLVDQLQRNGFVQRRKDDNDRRMVYIDLTEQGAEVERQVAAAREMVTCRLGLDDAEIASLRAELTDLTSRLTAIDAETA
- the hemF gene encoding oxygen-dependent coproporphyrinogen oxidase — translated: MTDTKGGPKPDPATLADWQARARSWFETLRDDIHALFETLEDEVGGDDAAGRFVREPWSRTDADGSDGGGGVMGTLAGRLFEKAGVHTSTVHGRFTGDFGAQIPGAAEDPTFWASGISLIAHPVNPHVPTVHINTRYVVTTRQWFGGGGDLTPMLARRRSQDHPDAVRFHAAYRDAYARHPVGDYARDKAWCDEYFYLPHRKEPRGIGGVFTDYLASGDWEADFALIKDIGTTFMEVYAQIVRGTMHEPWTEADREEQQTQRGRYVEFNLLYDRGTLFGLRTGGNVASILSSMPPTVRWP